In Phragmites australis chromosome 17, lpPhrAust1.1, whole genome shotgun sequence, the following are encoded in one genomic region:
- the LOC133897646 gene encoding uncharacterized protein LOC133897646, with protein MACVNNMYNPEHHQHQSFMAPRMSFSSDFAVEPPPPAATRGGAPGDADFEFSVGSHPMMDADQLFSKGRLLPLREAPHGHGAGSGRPVTLREELRADDCHGRAPRAPNIRWKELLGLKKAPKKPAAAEADAGTSADAHMDLGGQGGTRD; from the exons ATGGCATGTGTTAATAACATGTACAACCCGGAGCACCACCAGCACCAGTCGTTCATGGCGCCGCGGATGTCCTTCTCCAGCGACTTCGCggtcgagccgccgccgccggctgccaCGCGCGGCGGCGCGCCGGGGGACGCGGACTTCGAGTTCTCGGTCGGCAGCCACCCGATGATGGACGCCGACCAGCTCTTCTCCAAGGGCCGCCTCCTGCCGCTCCGGGAGGCCCCGCACGGCCACGGCGCCGGTAGCGGCAGGCCCGTGACGCTGCGGGAGGAGCTGCGCGCCGACGACTGCCACGGGCGCGCGCCCCGCGCGCCCAACATCCGGTGGAAGGAGCTGCTTGGCCTCAAGAAAGCGCCCAAgaagcccgccgccgccgaagctgACGCTGGCACGTCGGCCGACGCCCATATG GATCTTGGAGGCCAGGGCGGCACGAGAGACTGA